A single region of the Oenococcus kitaharae DSM 17330 genome encodes:
- a CDS encoding MurR/RpiR family transcriptional regulator has protein sequence MQANQDFNFTATETNIYDFLISHKAEVIESNLRDLAKTIHVSPASVLRCIKKMGCDSFYELKFNFRNQQSAQINGQSQKNYLIDIARDFFTRPLLSEYQVTLANIKKMIRQSKTLCFFGVGTSGILAEYGARQFANFGIDAFYNKDPYYPYQRISKDMKSMVLIVLSVSGETGEAIRQITSLKNLKCKIISITNTSYSTIAKLSDINLSYNVSAEVVADTINTTTQIPVLFLLEYLARELKK, from the coding sequence ATGCAAGCAAATCAGGACTTCAATTTCACAGCTACGGAAACGAATATTTACGATTTTTTAATATCACACAAAGCCGAAGTTATAGAGTCAAATCTTCGCGATTTGGCAAAAACAATTCACGTTTCTCCAGCCTCCGTCTTGCGGTGCATTAAAAAAATGGGTTGTGATAGTTTTTATGAGCTAAAATTTAATTTCCGAAATCAGCAGTCCGCCCAAATTAATGGTCAAAGTCAAAAGAATTATTTAATTGACATCGCCCGAGATTTTTTTACTCGCCCACTGTTATCTGAGTATCAAGTTACACTTGCAAATATTAAAAAGATGATTAGGCAAAGCAAAACGCTTTGTTTCTTTGGCGTTGGCACTTCGGGCATTTTGGCAGAGTACGGAGCGCGTCAATTTGCAAATTTTGGCATAGATGCTTTTTACAATAAAGACCCGTATTATCCTTATCAACGCATTAGTAAAGACATGAAGTCAATGGTACTCATTGTACTTTCAGTAAGCGGAGAAACAGGTGAGGCTATTAGGCAGATTACAAGTTTGAAAAATTTAAAATGCAAAATTATCAGCATAACCAATACCAGCTATAGTACTATTGCAAAGCTTTCAGATATTAATCTTTCCTATAATGTCAGTGCAGAAGTAGTTGCGGACACTATC
- a CDS encoding 6-phospho-beta-glucosidase has translation MSKYSLPKNFLWGGAVAANQLEGAYKEENKGLSVADIMTAGANGKNREITDGVVDGKYYPSHEAIDFYHRYKEDIKLFAEMGFKCFRTSIAWSRIFPKGDEDQPNEAGLKFYDDLFDECRKYGIEPVITLSHFEIPYHLITKYGGWRNRKLIDFFTHYAEIVFKRYRDKVTYWMTFNEIDNQTDYTNQFLMATNSGLILKDNQADAEALMYQAAHYELVASALAVHLGHRINPNFKIGCMINMTPIYPASSKPVDIFQAEKAMQRRYWFADVHALGKYPRNMEAFFAKNELRRDITAEDRLILSEGTVDYIGLSYYNSMTVAYKKENPDFHFVGPELVVDNPNVEKSSWGWPIDPLGFRYSLNWLADHYHKPLMVVENGLGAYDKVENNGEIHDPYRIDYLKAHIRAMIDAVEEDGVEVLGYTPWGCIDLVSAGTGQMSKRYGFIYVDKDDQGHGSLKRIKKDSFFWYQKVIQSNGTALD, from the coding sequence TTGAGTAAGTATTCTTTACCAAAAAATTTCTTGTGGGGCGGTGCTGTCGCGGCTAATCAGCTGGAAGGCGCCTATAAAGAAGAGAATAAAGGCCTCAGTGTGGCCGATATTATGACCGCTGGAGCCAATGGAAAAAATCGAGAGATTACTGATGGCGTGGTGGATGGCAAATATTATCCTAGCCATGAGGCTATTGATTTTTACCATCGCTATAAAGAAGATATCAAATTATTTGCAGAAATGGGATTCAAATGTTTTCGAACTTCTATTGCCTGGTCGAGAATCTTTCCAAAGGGAGACGAGGATCAGCCTAACGAAGCTGGATTAAAGTTCTACGATGACTTGTTTGACGAGTGCCGTAAATATGGCATCGAACCAGTCATTACCCTATCGCATTTTGAAATACCTTATCATCTAATTACAAAATATGGTGGTTGGCGTAATAGGAAATTAATTGACTTTTTTACCCACTACGCCGAAATTGTTTTTAAGCGTTATCGCGATAAAGTGACATATTGGATGACCTTTAACGAGATTGATAATCAAACCGATTACACGAACCAATTTTTGATGGCTACTAATTCTGGACTAATATTGAAAGATAATCAAGCAGATGCAGAAGCATTAATGTATCAAGCAGCCCATTATGAACTGGTCGCTAGTGCTTTAGCAGTCCATCTTGGTCATCGTATCAATCCTAATTTTAAAATCGGTTGCATGATTAACATGACACCAATCTATCCGGCTTCATCAAAACCAGTAGACATTTTTCAGGCAGAAAAAGCAATGCAAAGGCGCTATTGGTTTGCTGATGTTCACGCTTTGGGTAAATATCCGCGCAATATGGAAGCTTTTTTTGCCAAGAACGAACTACGTCGTGATATTACAGCGGAAGATCGTTTGATATTAAGCGAAGGTACTGTAGATTATATCGGATTGAGCTACTACAATTCCATGACGGTTGCTTATAAGAAAGAGAACCCAGATTTTCATTTTGTTGGTCCTGAACTCGTTGTTGATAATCCTAATGTTGAAAAAAGTAGTTGGGGTTGGCCAATTGATCCGCTAGGTTTTCGATATTCCCTCAATTGGTTAGCAGATCATTATCACAAACCGTTAATGGTAGTTGAGAATGGTCTCGGTGCTTATGACAAAGTCGAGAATAACGGTGAGATCCATGATCCCTATCGAATTGATTATCTCAAAGCACATATTCGAGCAATGATTGATGCAGTAGAAGAAGATGGTGTTGAGGTACTGGGCTATACGCCTTGGGGTTGCATTGATCTAGTTTCTGCTGGTACTGGTCAAATGTCCAAACGATATGGCTTTATCTATGTAGACAAAGATGATCAGGGCCATGGAAGCCTGAAGCGAATAAAGAAGGACTCGTTCTTCTGGTATCAAAAAGTCATCCAATCTAACGGTACTGCGTTAGATTGA
- a CDS encoding PTS sugar transporter subunit IIB codes for MAEKTIMLVCAAGMSTSLLVSKMQKAAKEQGEIVNIFATAAADANNKLESEKPDILMLGPQVSYLFDQFKSRLTIPVEMINMQDYGMMNGAKILAHALEEIK; via the coding sequence ATGGCAGAAAAAACAATTATGTTGGTTTGTGCAGCAGGAATGTCAACCAGCCTGTTGGTAAGCAAAATGCAAAAAGCGGCAAAAGAACAGGGAGAGATAGTTAATATCTTCGCGACAGCCGCTGCGGATGCCAACAACAAACTGGAATCTGAAAAACCTGATATTCTCATGCTTGGTCCACAAGTTAGTTATTTATTCGATCAGTTCAAATCAAGATTAACTATTCCGGTTGAAATGATCAATATGCAAGATTATGGCATGATGAACGGCGCAAAGATCTTAGCCCACGCCTTAGAAGAGATTAAATAA
- a CDS encoding PTS lactose/cellobiose transporter subunit IIA has protein sequence MADEIENQTVIMSLIINGGNAKGSAFQAIHAAKDGHFTTADQKLKEADSYLSQAHNAQTDMLTKEANGDHAKMSLLMVHAQDHVMTAITFRDLAGEIVDLYKQINQSRS, from the coding sequence ATGGCAGACGAGATAGAAAATCAAACAGTTATTATGAGTTTGATCATTAACGGAGGAAATGCTAAGGGATCTGCTTTCCAAGCCATCCACGCTGCTAAAGATGGCCATTTCACAACAGCCGATCAGAAGCTTAAAGAAGCTGACAGTTATTTGTCCCAGGCTCATAACGCTCAGACTGATATGTTGACCAAAGAAGCCAATGGCGACCACGCCAAAATGAGTCTCTTGATGGTACATGCCCAAGATCACGTCATGACTGCGATCACTTTTCGCGATCTGGCTGGCGAAATTGTTGATTTGTATAAACAAATCAATCAATCCCGATCTTAA
- the celB gene encoding PTS cellobiose transporter subunit IIC, with protein MTGTNEVSFKDRMTKAAGKFAGSRFVRAIMAAGYSVITFSIIGAIFLILTILPQAFPIPGFAGFYANTLGRFASLFQVVYSSSMGILALVFAGTFTYTYTQIYQEEEHLNLNPLNGLLMFLMAMFITVPQLIWKNGAIQFVQSLNKNNIIGGGYAVSAGGVTRIASVGIFTGLVVGWLTVQIYRFTIKHNWSIKMPDSVPAGVSNSFSALIPGFCVAVVVTVINLFLVLAGTDIFKILYIPFSFISDIANTWWGFLIIIFMVHFLWWFGVHGATIMSSFYTPIVLANMAANVKGASYFFAGDPMNAFVIIGGSGATLGLALWLTFRAKSIQLKEIGKVEIVPAIFNINEPILFGLPIVYNIQLLIPFIGAPLVSGIVGYAAVTSHLVPKIIVQQPWPTPVGLSGFIATASWQGAVLSIVCAFAAFVVWYPFIKHYDRVLLKKEQAATAN; from the coding sequence ATGACAGGAACAAATGAAGTTTCGTTTAAAGATAGGATGACCAAAGCGGCCGGTAAGTTCGCTGGTTCACGATTTGTAAGAGCAATCATGGCTGCCGGCTACAGCGTTATCACATTTTCAATTATTGGTGCTATTTTCTTAATTCTGACAATTTTGCCGCAAGCGTTTCCAATCCCTGGATTTGCAGGGTTCTATGCTAATACCTTGGGTCGCTTTGCTAGTTTATTCCAAGTTGTTTATAGTTCTTCGATGGGAATTTTAGCCTTAGTATTTGCAGGGACTTTCACATATACTTACACACAGATTTATCAAGAGGAAGAACATCTTAACCTAAATCCGCTCAATGGGTTGCTGATGTTCTTAATGGCAATGTTTATCACCGTACCGCAATTAATTTGGAAGAACGGTGCTATCCAATTTGTTCAGTCTTTGAACAAAAATAATATTATCGGCGGTGGTTATGCTGTTTCAGCTGGTGGTGTTACCAGAATTGCCTCTGTTGGTATTTTTACAGGTTTAGTCGTTGGCTGGTTAACAGTTCAAATTTATCGTTTCACTATCAAACACAATTGGTCAATCAAGATGCCGGACTCTGTACCTGCGGGCGTTTCTAACTCATTTAGCGCCCTAATACCAGGTTTTTGTGTGGCTGTTGTCGTCACTGTTATAAATCTGTTTCTAGTTTTAGCTGGGACCGATATTTTTAAAATTCTTTATATTCCATTTTCATTTATTAGTGACATTGCCAATACTTGGTGGGGATTTCTGATTATCATCTTCATGGTTCATTTCCTATGGTGGTTTGGTGTCCATGGCGCCACGATTATGAGTTCATTCTATACGCCAATCGTGCTAGCCAATATGGCGGCCAATGTCAAAGGCGCTTCTTACTTTTTTGCCGGCGATCCAATGAACGCTTTTGTTATTATAGGTGGTTCTGGTGCTACCTTGGGATTAGCTCTTTGGTTAACCTTCCGTGCTAAGTCAATTCAGCTAAAAGAAATTGGTAAAGTCGAAATCGTGCCGGCAATATTTAATATTAACGAGCCTATCCTATTCGGTTTACCAATTGTTTATAACATTCAGCTTCTGATACCATTCATCGGTGCTCCTCTAGTATCTGGTATCGTTGGCTACGCTGCTGTAACTTCTCATCTAGTACCTAAAATTATTGTGCAACAGCCGTGGCCAACGCCAGTTGGTTTAAGTGGTTTTATTGCCACTGCTAGTTGGCAAGGTGCTGTTTTATCTATCGTTTGCGCTTTTGCTGCCTTTGTTGTTTGGTATCCATTTATCAAACATTATGATCGGGTTCTGCTTAAAAAAGAGCAGGCAGCAACTGCAAATTAA
- a CDS encoding quinone oxidoreductase family protein yields MKALIIDNFDSSPRFVDNFPMPEKDSKYDTLIKVLATPIENLDKGVASGKHYSSKYWHPSFPSIPGASAIGQKVDTNELVYLPAMSMRPLNGSMAEYTVAQGNMLVELPSEIDNNVAVASFSSALTSLLPLKYDINISSEDTVIVNGATGFAGKLAIQVAKQLGVKNIIAAGRNHTKLEHSLALGANQLLDISQTKINMDHIKITGNLVILDYLWGVPTEKLLKNLIPDSPANHRQTIIIEIGAATGQNDITLPATALRTSGVQLRGMMTTKSLENRKKAAKFLWNWLINEKIHGDISIISPETATKNWSNTSQNGIRSVIAF; encoded by the coding sequence ATGAAAGCTTTGATTATAGATAATTTCGATTCATCACCAAGGTTCGTTGATAATTTCCCTATGCCCGAAAAAGATTCCAAATATGACACCTTAATAAAGGTATTAGCTACGCCAATTGAAAATCTTGACAAAGGAGTTGCATCAGGAAAACATTATTCAAGCAAATATTGGCATCCAAGTTTCCCGAGCATTCCTGGGGCCAGCGCGATTGGCCAAAAAGTCGATACTAACGAACTGGTTTATTTGCCGGCAATGTCTATGCGCCCGCTCAATGGCAGTATGGCAGAATATACAGTTGCTCAAGGAAATATGTTGGTTGAACTACCTTCAGAAATTGATAATAACGTTGCGGTAGCCTCTTTTTCATCTGCTTTAACGAGTCTACTACCATTAAAATACGATATAAATATCAGCTCCGAAGATACCGTGATCGTCAATGGCGCAACAGGTTTCGCTGGAAAACTAGCAATTCAAGTTGCCAAACAATTGGGTGTCAAAAACATTATTGCCGCAGGTCGCAATCATACCAAATTAGAACACAGTCTGGCTTTAGGAGCTAACCAGTTGTTGGATATCAGCCAGACCAAAATCAACATGGATCACATAAAAATTACAGGGAACCTCGTCATCCTAGACTATCTTTGGGGAGTACCAACTGAAAAACTCCTAAAGAATTTAATTCCAGATTCTCCGGCCAATCATCGACAAACGATTATTATCGAAATTGGCGCAGCAACTGGTCAAAACGATATCACACTCCCGGCCACAGCTTTAAGAACCTCCGGGGTTCAGCTAAGAGGAATGATGACGACTAAAAGTTTAGAGAACCGAAAGAAAGCAGCTAAGTTTTTGTGGAACTGGTTGATAAACGAAAAAATTCATGGTGATATTTCAATAATTTCTCCAGAAACAGCCACAAAGAACTGGTCCAACACTTCTCAAAACGGGATCAGATCCGTGATTGCTTTTTGA
- a CDS encoding MarR family winged helix-turn-helix transcriptional regulator, whose protein sequence is MNDKQYQTIATLLERLSKSDAMSVYGDWIRSTFPSELVTIISGLTHNDLRILDNLSQQDLSVSQIVARVDLSQGGISRRVNVMSKKGIVKKYQNDKNKKTVYLKLTPIGQELASAHHKLHNHIKENFFKKTERFHEDEIEIVISFLTAILTK, encoded by the coding sequence ATGAATGATAAACAATACCAGACTATTGCGACTCTTTTAGAACGATTATCTAAAAGTGATGCCATGAGCGTTTATGGGGATTGGATTAGAAGTACTTTCCCTAGTGAACTGGTGACTATAATATCTGGATTGACTCATAACGATCTAAGAATTTTGGATAATTTATCTCAACAGGATTTATCAGTCAGCCAGATTGTTGCTAGAGTTGATTTATCTCAAGGTGGCATTTCTCGTCGCGTGAATGTCATGTCTAAAAAGGGAATTGTGAAGAAATATCAAAATGATAAAAATAAAAAAACAGTTTATTTAAAACTAACCCCTATTGGACAAGAACTAGCTTCTGCTCATCACAAATTACATAATCACATCAAAGAGAACTTTTTTAAAAAGACTGAGAGATTTCATGAAGACGAAATTGAGATCGTGATTTCTTTTCTCACGGCTATCTTAACAAAGTAA